A part of Verrucomicrobium sp. genomic DNA contains:
- a CDS encoding NAD(P)H-dependent glycerol-3-phosphate dehydrogenase — translation MKVGILGAGAWGRAIGSLLERNGHAVSYRHHFDRDWPEGIESLALALPVSHLRETLSRFPAPGVPVLSLSKGMETGSGLRVSRIVAEAWKEERVAALSGPNFAGEIVRGLPAAAVVAAEDEALAGHFQSLLHQKSFRLYRSGDLAGVELGGSLKNVYAIAAGVCRGLDLGENAFAALVTRALAEMTRLGLRLGGRAETFAGLSGAGDLLLTCGSAQSRNFRVGQGIAQGRSLEAIVAETGLAEGVSTTRSVAGNPAIPAEARPIASGVAALLFDGASPRQVVEGLLERAVHAE, via the coding sequence GTGAAGGTCGGCATCCTTGGCGCGGGAGCCTGGGGGCGGGCGATCGGCTCCCTCCTGGAGCGCAATGGCCACGCCGTCTCCTACCGCCACCACTTCGACCGCGACTGGCCGGAGGGGATCGAGTCCCTCGCCCTGGCTCTCCCCGTCTCCCACTTGCGGGAAACCCTCTCCCGCTTCCCCGCCCCCGGCGTCCCCGTCCTTTCCTTGAGCAAGGGGATGGAGACGGGGTCCGGCCTGCGCGTCAGCCGGATCGTCGCGGAGGCGTGGAAAGAGGAGCGCGTCGCCGCCCTGTCCGGGCCCAACTTTGCCGGGGAGATCGTCCGGGGGCTGCCCGCCGCCGCCGTCGTGGCCGCGGAGGACGAGGCCCTGGCAGGCCACTTCCAGAGCCTTCTCCACCAAAAGAGCTTCCGCCTCTACCGCTCCGGGGACCTGGCGGGCGTCGAGCTGGGGGGCTCCCTCAAAAACGTCTACGCCATCGCCGCCGGCGTCTGCCGGGGGCTCGACCTGGGGGAAAACGCCTTCGCCGCTTTGGTCACCCGCGCCCTGGCGGAGATGACCCGGTTGGGCCTGCGCCTGGGCGGCCGGGCGGAAACCTTCGCGGGCCTGAGCGGAGCGGGGGATCTCCTGTTGACCTGCGGCAGCGCGCAAAGCCGCAATTTCCGGGTAGGGCAGGGGATCGCCCAGGGGCGCTCCCTGGAGGCCATCGTGGCGGAAACCGGCCTGGCGGAGGGAGTCTCCACCACCCGGTCCGTCGCGGGGAATCCCGCCATCCCGGCCGAGGCCCGGCCGATCGCCTCCGGCGTCGCCGCGCTCCTCTTTGACGGGGCCTCCCCGCGGCAGGTCGTGGAAGGGCTCCTGGAACGGGCCGTCCACGCCGAATAG
- a CDS encoding M20/M25/M40 family metallo-hydrolase: MKPKSLEFLGRLLNTPSPSSGEAAGQRVWLDYVTPYADEVGTDAYGNAWAILNPKGTPRIMVGGHADEIAFQIQYISEEGFLYFAPVGGPDPALARGQRVEIHHEGKRVLGVIGSLAIHMQDRSKKAEAPEWHDLFIDIGAADKKDAEKRVSVGDLITYTVGFEQLNGEVYVARGCDNRVGTFVAAETLRLCAERKGKLDACLIAVSTVQEENGLYGASMVGYSINPDAALVVDVCQATDIPITSKKRFGDIRLGKGPALNRGSVNHPVLVDRLAQVAKKRKLKHQWGIDSRWSGTDADAIFKQRGGIPVAALGIPNRYMHSPIEAIHLGDLETLAELLHQFVADVSSKDRFKVKI; this comes from the coding sequence GTGAAGCCCAAGTCTCTTGAGTTCCTCGGCCGCCTCCTGAACACCCCCAGCCCCTCCAGCGGCGAGGCCGCCGGGCAGCGCGTCTGGCTCGACTACGTTACCCCCTACGCCGACGAGGTGGGAACCGACGCCTACGGCAACGCCTGGGCCATCCTCAACCCGAAGGGGACGCCCCGCATCATGGTCGGCGGCCACGCGGACGAGATCGCCTTCCAGATCCAATATATCTCTGAGGAGGGCTTCCTCTACTTCGCCCCCGTCGGCGGGCCGGACCCGGCCCTGGCCCGGGGCCAGCGCGTCGAGATCCATCACGAGGGCAAGCGCGTCCTGGGCGTCATCGGCTCCCTGGCCATCCACATGCAGGACCGGAGCAAGAAGGCCGAGGCGCCGGAATGGCACGACCTTTTCATCGACATCGGCGCCGCCGACAAGAAAGACGCCGAAAAGCGCGTCTCCGTGGGCGACCTGATCACCTACACCGTCGGCTTCGAGCAGCTCAACGGGGAGGTCTACGTCGCCCGCGGCTGCGACAACCGCGTGGGCACCTTCGTCGCGGCGGAGACGCTGCGCCTCTGCGCGGAGCGGAAGGGGAAGCTGGACGCCTGCCTGATCGCCGTCTCCACCGTGCAGGAGGAAAACGGCCTCTACGGCGCCAGCATGGTCGGCTACTCGATCAACCCGGACGCCGCCCTGGTCGTCGACGTCTGCCAGGCCACCGACATCCCCATCACCAGCAAGAAACGCTTCGGCGACATCCGCCTGGGCAAGGGCCCGGCCCTCAACCGCGGCAGCGTCAACCATCCCGTGCTGGTCGACCGCCTGGCCCAGGTGGCCAAGAAGCGGAAGCTCAAGCACCAGTGGGGCATCGACAGCCGCTGGTCCGGCACCGACGCCGACGCCATCTTCAAGCAGCGCGGCGGCATCCCCGTGGCCGCCCTGGGCATCCCCAACCGCTACATGCACAGCCCCATCGAGGCGATCCACCTGGGCGATCTGGAGACCCTGGCCGAATTGTTGCACCAATTCGTGGCCGATGTATCCTCGAAGGACCGCTTCAAAGTCAAAATCTAG
- a CDS encoding VOC family protein translates to MIKRLLHTRYRVDDLEKTVSFYRDVLGLEVVKTHTSPRGSSLVFLKTPGSEELIEISHFPKSGPVRVDPDLTHLAFEVDDLDAFAAEAAKKGYPLSDGPTESGSGESRFAFIDAPEGYEIELIEYKKK, encoded by the coding sequence ATGATAAAGCGCCTCCTCCACACCCGCTACCGGGTCGACGACCTGGAAAAGACCGTCTCCTTCTACCGGGACGTCCTGGGCCTCGAAGTGGTGAAGACCCACACCTCCCCGCGCGGCTCCTCCCTGGTCTTCCTGAAGACTCCCGGCAGCGAGGAACTGATCGAGATCAGCCATTTCCCGAAGAGCGGCCCCGTCCGCGTCGACCCCGACCTGACCCACCTGGCCTTCGAGGTCGACGACCTCGACGCCTTCGCCGCCGAGGCGGCCAAGAAGGGCTACCCCCTGAGCGACGGCCCCACGGAAAGCGGCTCGGGCGAGTCCCGCTTCGCCTTCATCGACGCCCCGGAGGGGTACGAGATCGAGCTGATCGAGTACAAGAAAAAGTAA
- the rpe gene encoding ribulose-phosphate 3-epimerase: protein MRPLILEPSVLAADYGNIERDIRAVEAAGADAIHVDIMDGHFVPNMSFGPDFVATLRRITRLPLDVHLMIQQPDRYARAFIEAGADTLTVHLEAYHDVSRTLEIIRNMGCRAGLAVNPLTLIEKAEKYFKWVDMVLCMTVNPGFGGQAFIVEVMEKVRQARAFRQQHNLNFDIEVDGGLNSETIGPSVVAGANVIVAGSSIFGQKDVKAAVENLRRRATEANAAG from the coding sequence GTGAGGCCGCTGATCCTGGAACCTTCCGTCCTGGCGGCGGACTACGGCAACATCGAGCGCGACATCCGCGCCGTCGAGGCGGCCGGGGCCGACGCCATCCACGTCGACATCATGGACGGCCACTTCGTGCCGAACATGAGCTTCGGCCCGGACTTCGTGGCCACCCTGCGCCGGATCACCCGCCTGCCGCTGGACGTCCACCTCATGATCCAGCAGCCGGACCGCTACGCCCGCGCCTTCATCGAGGCGGGCGCCGACACCCTCACCGTCCACCTGGAAGCCTACCACGACGTCTCCCGCACCCTGGAGATCATCCGGAACATGGGCTGCCGCGCCGGGCTGGCCGTCAACCCGCTGACCCTGATCGAGAAGGCGGAGAAATACTTCAAGTGGGTCGACATGGTCCTCTGCATGACCGTCAATCCCGGCTTCGGCGGCCAGGCCTTCATCGTCGAGGTGATGGAGAAGGTCCGCCAGGCGCGCGCCTTCCGCCAGCAGCACAATTTGAACTTCGACATCGAGGTCGACGGAGGCCTCAATTCCGAGACCATCGGGCCCTCCGTCGTCGCCGGAGCCAACGTCATCGTGGCGGGCAGCTCCATCTTCGGCCAAAAGGACGTGAAGGCGGCCGTCGAAAACCTCCGCCGCCGCGCCACGGAGGCCAACGCAGCAGGTTAG
- the lepA gene encoding translation elongation factor 4: MDRELIRNFCIIAHIDHGKTTLSDRLLQATDTISEREMQNQLLDSMDLERERGITIKAHPVTMSYKAKDGKTYRLNLIDTPGHVDFSYEVSRSLSACDGALLVIDAAQGVEAQTVANVHLATKQNLTLIPVINKIDLPSADVPSVQRQVEDLLAIPAEESIPCSAKAGLGITDILEAVVARIPPPTPQPDETLRALVFDSLFDTYRGVVTYVRVFSGELKAGTQIYLMATNKTYEVKEVGIFTPKMTRVEKLLPGYTGYLIANIKSPTEVKIGDTITTAIAPAKEPLPGFKQITPMVFSGIYPINTADYEQLKVALAKLQINDAALLYTAESSVALGSGFRCGFLGLLHMEIVQERLRREYGMDIIATYPSVIYQIRLTNGEEIEVDNPIKMPDPSVIDEIREPMVKAFIMIPNENIGDILQLIMEKRGQCEHTESVDSKRVMLRCDLPLSEILVDFNDRIKSITRGYGSMDYEASPYRAGDLVKLDMLVNGEPVDAFSSIVDREKAPGRGRQIAGRLKEVIPPHLFRIAIQAAIGGKIVAREDVGSLGKNVTAKCYGGDITRKRKLLEKQKEGKKRMKSFGKVDIPQEAFIAVLKTDVES, translated from the coding sequence ATGGACAGAGAACTCATCCGCAATTTTTGCATCATCGCCCACATCGACCACGGGAAGACGACCCTCTCCGACCGGCTGCTGCAGGCCACCGACACCATCTCCGAGCGGGAGATGCAGAACCAGCTCCTGGACTCCATGGACCTGGAGCGGGAGCGGGGCATCACCATCAAGGCCCACCCCGTCACCATGAGCTACAAGGCCAAGGACGGGAAAACCTACCGCCTCAACCTCATCGACACCCCCGGCCACGTCGATTTTTCCTACGAGGTTTCCCGCAGCCTCTCCGCGTGCGACGGCGCGCTCCTGGTCATTGACGCCGCCCAGGGCGTCGAGGCGCAGACGGTGGCCAACGTCCACCTGGCCACCAAGCAGAACCTGACCCTCATCCCCGTCATCAACAAGATCGACCTGCCCAGCGCCGACGTCCCCTCCGTCCAGCGGCAGGTGGAGGACCTCCTGGCCATCCCGGCGGAAGAGTCGATCCCCTGCAGCGCCAAGGCGGGCCTGGGCATCACCGACATCCTGGAGGCGGTCGTCGCCCGCATCCCGCCCCCGACTCCCCAGCCGGACGAGACCCTGCGCGCCCTCGTGTTCGACTCCCTCTTCGACACCTACCGCGGCGTCGTCACCTACGTCCGCGTCTTCTCCGGGGAGCTGAAGGCGGGCACGCAGATCTACCTCATGGCCACCAACAAGACCTACGAGGTCAAGGAGGTCGGCATCTTCACGCCCAAGATGACCCGCGTGGAGAAGCTTTTGCCCGGCTACACCGGCTACCTGATCGCCAACATCAAGAGCCCCACGGAGGTGAAGATCGGCGACACCATCACCACCGCCATCGCCCCGGCGAAGGAGCCGCTCCCCGGCTTCAAGCAGATCACGCCGATGGTCTTCAGCGGCATCTACCCGATCAACACCGCCGACTACGAGCAGCTGAAAGTCGCCCTGGCCAAGCTCCAGATCAACGACGCCGCCCTTCTCTACACGGCGGAGAGCAGCGTGGCGCTGGGCTCCGGCTTCCGCTGCGGCTTCCTGGGCCTGCTGCACATGGAGATCGTCCAGGAGCGCCTGCGCCGGGAATACGGGATGGACATCATCGCCACCTATCCCAGCGTCATCTACCAGATCCGCCTGACCAACGGGGAGGAGATCGAGGTCGACAACCCCATCAAGATGCCCGACCCCTCCGTGATCGACGAGATCCGGGAGCCCATGGTGAAGGCCTTCATCATGATCCCCAACGAGAACATCGGGGACATCCTTCAGCTGATCATGGAAAAACGGGGGCAGTGCGAGCACACCGAGTCGGTCGACAGCAAGCGCGTCATGCTCCGCTGCGACCTGCCGCTCTCGGAAATCCTCGTCGACTTCAACGACCGCATCAAGTCGATCACCCGCGGCTACGGCTCCATGGACTACGAGGCCTCCCCCTACCGCGCGGGGGACCTGGTGAAGCTGGACATGCTGGTCAACGGCGAGCCGGTCGACGCCTTCTCCTCCATCGTGGACCGGGAAAAGGCTCCCGGCCGCGGCCGTCAGATCGCCGGGCGGCTGAAGGAGGTCATCCCGCCGCACCTCTTCCGCATCGCCATCCAGGCCGCCATCGGCGGAAAGATCGTCGCGCGCGAGGACGTCGGCTCCCTGGGCAAGAACGTCACGGCGAAGTGCTACGGCGGCGACATCACCCGCAAGCGCAAGCTTTTGGAAAAGCAGAAGGAAGGCAAGAAGCGGATGAAATCCTTCGGCAAGGTCGACATCCCGCAGGAGGCCTTCATCGCCGTCCTCAAGACCGACGTGGAGTCGTGA
- the lepB gene encoding signal peptidase I: protein MKGFFSRRARHARRLRAQGEEFLAAFRKHRLYRSDLLAPAQREEALSLEKRLAAAVNAKDAPRLEALLPEGDRLAAALFPARPGDVWRENLEVVFVAIVAALALRAYFLQPFKIPTDSMKPTLYGIQTAAATEPPPSLPVRIFRQVVFGRSYGAVRFDHPVTLTGMRGGSIPPWFEYTDLSFDTGETARVWVSREALYSRLGLRLGQRFAPPQEVVHYVNEAGDQVLVNKLAYNFRLPHRGEVFVFRTNGIEGIEAGLRQRGIFTSEYYIKRCVGVPGDSLRLIPPYLEINGSRTEGVNAAMRRVEAAEHGYQGYGQLRGQNFLATPEETYRIEPDSFWAMGDNSYNSLDSRYWGAVPRPNLVGTGVFVYWPFGPRWGFIR from the coding sequence ATGAAGGGCTTCTTCTCCCGCCGGGCGCGGCACGCCCGCCGCCTGCGTGCCCAAGGGGAGGAATTCCTCGCCGCCTTCCGCAAGCACCGGCTCTACCGCAGCGACCTGCTCGCCCCCGCCCAGCGGGAGGAGGCCCTCTCCTTGGAGAAACGCCTGGCCGCCGCCGTGAACGCGAAGGACGCCCCCCGCCTGGAAGCCCTCCTGCCGGAGGGGGACCGCCTGGCCGCCGCCCTTTTCCCCGCCCGCCCCGGCGACGTTTGGCGGGAGAACCTGGAAGTCGTCTTCGTCGCCATCGTGGCCGCCCTGGCCCTGCGCGCCTACTTCCTGCAGCCCTTCAAGATCCCGACCGACTCGATGAAGCCGACCCTCTACGGCATCCAGACGGCCGCCGCCACGGAGCCGCCGCCCTCCCTGCCGGTGCGGATCTTCCGGCAGGTCGTCTTCGGCCGCAGCTACGGCGCCGTCCGCTTCGACCACCCCGTGACCCTTACCGGCATGCGGGGCGGCAGCATCCCGCCGTGGTTTGAATACACCGACCTCTCTTTCGACACCGGGGAGACCGCCCGCGTCTGGGTCAGCCGGGAGGCCCTCTATTCCCGCCTGGGCCTGCGCCTGGGCCAGCGCTTCGCGCCGCCCCAGGAAGTCGTCCATTACGTGAACGAGGCGGGGGATCAGGTCCTGGTCAACAAGCTGGCCTACAACTTCCGCCTGCCCCATCGCGGGGAGGTCTTCGTTTTCCGCACCAACGGCATCGAGGGGATCGAGGCGGGGCTGCGCCAGCGCGGCATCTTCACTTCCGAGTATTACATCAAGCGCTGCGTCGGCGTTCCGGGCGACAGTCTGCGGCTGATCCCGCCCTACCTGGAAATCAACGGTTCCCGCACGGAGGGGGTCAACGCCGCCATGCGCCGCGTGGAGGCGGCGGAACACGGCTACCAGGGCTACGGCCAGCTGCGCGGGCAGAACTTCCTGGCCACGCCGGAGGAAACTTACCGCATCGAGCCCGATTCCTTCTGGGCGATGGGGGACAACAGCTACAACAGCCTGGACAGCCGCTACTGGGGAGCCGTGCCGCGGCCGAACCTGGTCGGCACGGGAGTCTTCGTCTACTGGCCCTTCGGCCCCCGGTGGGGCTTTATTCGTTAG
- a CDS encoding LLM class flavin-dependent oxidoreductase produces the protein MEIGLDSFVATLADPVSGALVDPVVRLQNLLEEVARADQAGLDVFGIGEHHRPEFLDSAPAVLLAAAAARTRRIRLCSAVTVLSAHDPVRVFQDFATLDLLSNGRAEIVAGRGSFVEAYPLFGLDLDDYDSLFAEKLDLLLKLRAQPEITWSGRHRPPLTGQSVHPRPKQDLLPVWVGVGGTPASFVRAGTLGLPLMVAIIGGEPHRFRPLVDLYRQAGAKAGHPPEKLKVGIHVLGYFAETAKQAADDFFPGYARMFGQIGKERGWGPITRAHYDALLGPTGALFIGEPEAMAEKILSRSEALGGVDRITIQMSPGTLPHAKALRAIGLLGEKVAPLVRKG, from the coding sequence ATGGAAATCGGCTTGGACAGTTTCGTCGCCACGCTGGCCGATCCGGTCAGCGGCGCCCTGGTCGACCCCGTCGTGCGGCTGCAAAACCTTTTGGAAGAGGTCGCGCGGGCCGACCAGGCGGGCCTGGACGTCTTCGGCATCGGGGAGCATCACCGGCCCGAGTTCCTCGACTCCGCGCCCGCCGTCCTCCTGGCGGCGGCCGCCGCGCGGACGCGGCGCATCCGGCTCTGCAGCGCCGTCACCGTCCTCTCCGCGCACGATCCGGTGCGGGTCTTCCAGGACTTCGCCACCCTGGACCTGCTGTCCAACGGGCGGGCGGAGATCGTCGCCGGGCGCGGCTCCTTCGTGGAGGCCTACCCCCTTTTCGGCCTCGATCTGGACGATTACGACTCCCTCTTCGCCGAGAAGCTCGACCTCCTTTTAAAGCTCCGCGCGCAGCCGGAAATTACCTGGTCCGGGCGGCACCGCCCTCCCCTCACCGGCCAGAGCGTCCATCCCCGGCCAAAGCAGGACCTGCTGCCGGTCTGGGTCGGCGTCGGCGGCACGCCCGCCTCCTTCGTCCGCGCGGGGACGCTGGGGCTGCCGCTCATGGTGGCCATCATCGGCGGGGAGCCCCACCGGTTCCGCCCGCTCGTCGACCTCTACCGGCAGGCCGGCGCCAAGGCCGGGCACCCGCCGGAAAAGCTGAAGGTGGGCATCCACGTGCTCGGCTACTTTGCCGAGACGGCCAAGCAGGCCGCCGACGACTTCTTCCCCGGCTACGCGCGGATGTTCGGCCAGATCGGCAAGGAACGCGGCTGGGGGCCGATCACCCGCGCCCATTACGACGCGCTGCTGGGGCCCACCGGCGCCCTCTTCATCGGGGAGCCGGAAGCGATGGCGGAAAAGATCCTCTCCCGGAGCGAGGCGCTGGGCGGCGTGGACCGGATCACGATCCAGATGAGCCCCGGCACCCTGCCGCACGCCAAGGCGCTGCGCGCCATCGGGCTGTTGGGAGAGAAAGTCGCCCCGCTGGTCCGCAAAGGCTAA
- a CDS encoding C39 family peptidase: MIRTIVALCLALLLLGLGEAYWFCKRPLAPSGGLYFWRPVHLGVIPFRQNDPRWGRDLIGRRGDTLGAQGCAVTSAAAILASYGVALTPQTLNQFLNTHGGYTPEGWLIWEKAAAFQPGVAEKSYEDDASYYLIDSSLMRGVPVIVRLKLRSGRTHFVVIMGKEGWDYLICDPGAGASKGFYPLRQIGSQIYALRAYRRL; encoded by the coding sequence GTGATCCGCACGATCGTCGCCCTTTGCCTGGCCCTGCTCCTCCTCGGCCTGGGAGAGGCCTATTGGTTTTGCAAGCGTCCGCTGGCCCCGTCCGGCGGCCTTTATTTCTGGCGGCCGGTCCACCTGGGCGTCATCCCCTTCCGCCAGAACGATCCCCGCTGGGGGCGGGACCTCATCGGCCGGCGCGGGGACACCCTGGGCGCGCAGGGGTGCGCCGTCACCTCCGCCGCCGCCATCCTGGCCTCCTACGGCGTCGCGCTGACTCCGCAGACCCTCAACCAATTCCTGAACACCCACGGCGGCTACACGCCGGAGGGGTGGCTGATCTGGGAGAAGGCGGCCGCCTTCCAGCCCGGCGTGGCGGAAAAGTCCTATGAGGACGATGCCTCCTACTACCTCATCGACTCCAGCCTGATGCGGGGCGTCCCGGTCATCGTCCGGCTCAAGCTGCGGAGCGGGCGCACCCACTTCGTCGTCATCATGGGGAAGGAAGGCTGGGACTACCTCATCTGCGATCCGGGCGCGGGCGCGTCGAAAGGGTTCTACCCGCTGCGCCAGATCGGCTCGCAAATTTACGCCCTGCGCGCCTATCGCCGCCTATGA
- a CDS encoding ATP-binding cassette domain-containing protein yields the protein MKAKPPLVSVQGLSVERDRAILKDIDWTIRPGEHWVLLGANGSGKTSLLSALTGYLTPSAGEIELLGKRYGAADWRVLRQAVGLVSAGIQKRIEPEETALEMVASGRDAVLNFWGKLTPALRRQALRRLRQVDGAHLAARPWWQLSQGERQRVLIARAMMSSLKILILDEPCAGLDPVAREEFLGFLARFTKARGGPGLVLVTHHVEEIVPGFTHGLVLRQGKALASGKIGSVMTSRVLSAAFGAPCRIGRRGGRYAFALTGKAKTPHFAF from the coding sequence ATGAAAGCGAAGCCCCCCCTCGTCTCCGTCCAAGGGCTCTCCGTGGAGCGGGACCGCGCCATTCTGAAAGATATCGACTGGACGATCCGGCCCGGCGAGCACTGGGTGCTTTTGGGCGCCAACGGCTCCGGCAAGACCTCCCTCCTTAGCGCCCTGACCGGCTACCTGACGCCCAGCGCGGGGGAGATTGAGCTGCTGGGCAAGCGCTACGGCGCGGCCGATTGGCGCGTCTTGCGGCAGGCCGTGGGCCTGGTCAGCGCGGGCATCCAAAAGCGGATCGAGCCGGAGGAAACCGCGCTGGAGATGGTCGCCAGCGGGCGGGACGCCGTCCTCAATTTCTGGGGGAAGCTGACCCCCGCGCTGCGCCGCCAGGCGCTGCGGCGGCTCCGGCAGGTGGACGGGGCGCACCTGGCCGCCCGCCCGTGGTGGCAGCTTTCCCAGGGAGAACGGCAGCGGGTCCTCATCGCGCGGGCCATGATGTCCTCCCTCAAGATCCTCATCCTGGACGAGCCCTGCGCGGGCCTCGACCCGGTGGCGCGGGAGGAGTTTCTCGGCTTCCTCGCCCGCTTCACCAAGGCGCGCGGCGGCCCCGGCCTGGTCCTGGTCACGCACCATGTGGAGGAAATCGTCCCCGGCTTTACACACGGCCTCGTCCTGCGGCAGGGGAAGGCCCTGGCCTCCGGGAAGATCGGCTCCGTCATGACCTCCCGGGTCCTCTCCGCCGCCTTCGGCGCGCCGTGCCGGATCGGCCGGCGCGGGGGGCGTTACGCCTTCGCTTTGACGGGGAAGGCAAAAACCCCGCACTTCGCCTTCTAA